The Alteromonas mediterranea DE genome contains the following window.
CGCCACGATCCTGGAAATCGCCAACGGGCCCGTCAGTAATGAGGCCGATGATCAACTAGCCAAACGCGGCGTCGAAGTGCTACCGGATGTATTGGTCAATGCCGGCGGTGTGATCGTCAGCCATCTGGAATGGGTGCAGAATCGCATCGGTGATACCTGGTCCGAAGACGAAGTCAATCGGCGCCTCACCGAACGCCTGGCCCGCGAGGCCGCCGCCTGTTTCGACCGGGCGGAGGAAGATAACATAACGCTGCGGACTGCGGCCTATACACAGGCCATCGGCCGCATCGCCGAGGCCATGACCCAACAAGGCACTCAGGGCTATTTCAACCATCATCAAGGATAGACGGTAAAGTCGTGCTCGGTAATGAGGTGGTCATACGGCTCGGGGTCTTCACGGGCATTCTGTGTGTCATGATACTTGCCGAAGCCGCCGCGCCACGTCGCGACCAGCGCTACACTCGCCGGCAACGGTGGCCACATAACCTCTTGATGGTCGTGGTGGATACCCTGGTGGTTCGGCTATTGTTTCCCGTGGCCGCCGTCGGAGCGGCGGTGATGGCGAATGAGCAGGCGTGGGGACTGTTAAATCTGGCCAATCTGCCAGTTTGGTTGTCGGTCCTTCTGGGGACGATCGCGCTTGATCTCGCAATCTACTTTCAGCATCGCATCTTTCATGCCGTGCCCTGGCTCTGGCGCTTGCATCGTATGCACCACGCGGATCTGGAATTTGACGTAACGACGGGCCTGCGTTTCCATCCTCTGGAAATTGTGCTTTCCATGGTCATTAAAATCTCCGTCGTGGTTGCGCTGGGAGCACCTGCGATCGCGGTACTGATTTTCGAGGTGATTCTCAATGCGACCTCAATGTTCAACCACGGAAACGTACGATTGCCTCAAGGACTGGAGCAAAAGTTGAGACCGGTGGTTGTTACGCCGGAAATGCACCGCGTGCACCATTCGATTGTTCCTGAAGAGACAAATAGCAACTTTGGTTTTAATTTG
Protein-coding sequences here:
- a CDS encoding sterol desaturase family protein, which translates into the protein MILAEAAAPRRDQRYTRRQRWPHNLLMVVVDTLVVRLLFPVAAVGAAVMANEQAWGLLNLANLPVWLSVLLGTIALDLAIYFQHRIFHAVPWLWRLHRMHHADLEFDVTTGLRFHPLEIVLSMVIKISVVVALGAPAIAVLIFEVILNATSMFNHGNVRLPQGLEQKLRPVVVTPEMHRVHHSIVPEETNSNFGFNLPWWDRLFGTYRDQPAAGHIGMIIGIEDFREPQDLRLDQMLIQPFRRTHRRP